A single region of the Streptomyces virginiae genome encodes:
- a CDS encoding phosphatase, with the protein MARMPKPIETPVPTRAELIDHLVRTRIAGQVATPRDNNLSHYRKLANGDRHYWLGLELGDRWTDEQDVLAVMAERCGVVDDPAFRFGQDTIDPELTVAGLDRLAARLRKAAADRQSVLFATGHPGGLLDVHRATAAALRAAGCEIVVIPRGLVADEGSVWQFADVAVLERGATLWHTHSPEPMAAILDGLAAENRPLPDLVVADHGWAGCAAQRGLDAVGYADCNDPALFIGEAEGTVQVTIPLDDHVRDPRFYDPMVAYILDAAGLRDA; encoded by the coding sequence ATGGCCCGTATGCCGAAGCCGATAGAGACGCCCGTACCGACCCGCGCCGAGCTCATCGACCACTTGGTCCGCACGCGGATCGCGGGGCAGGTCGCCACGCCGCGCGACAACAACCTCAGCCACTACCGCAAACTCGCCAACGGTGACCGGCACTACTGGCTCGGCCTGGAACTGGGCGACCGCTGGACGGACGAGCAGGACGTGCTCGCGGTGATGGCGGAACGGTGCGGGGTCGTGGACGACCCGGCGTTCCGGTTCGGCCAGGACACCATCGACCCCGAACTGACCGTGGCCGGCCTGGACCGCCTGGCGGCGCGGCTGCGCAAGGCGGCGGCGGACCGGCAGAGCGTGCTCTTCGCGACCGGCCACCCGGGCGGCCTCCTCGACGTCCACCGCGCCACGGCGGCGGCCCTGCGGGCGGCGGGCTGCGAGATCGTCGTCATCCCCCGGGGCCTGGTGGCCGACGAGGGCTCGGTGTGGCAGTTCGCCGACGTCGCGGTCCTGGAGCGCGGCGCGACGCTGTGGCACACCCACTCGCCGGAGCCGATGGCCGCGATCCTGGACGGCCTCGCGGCGGAGAACCGCCCACTGCCGGACCTGGTCGTCGCGGACCACGGCTGGGCGGGCTGCGCGGCGCAGCGCGGCCTGGACGCGGTGGGCTACGCGGACTGCAACGACCCGGCCCTGTTCATCGGCGAGGCGGAAGGCACCGTCCAGGTGACGATCCCCCTGGACGACCACGTCCGCGACCCCCGCTTCTACGACCCGATGGTGGCGTACATCCTGGACGCGGCGGGCCTGCGGGACGCGTAG
- a CDS encoding SACE_7040 family transcriptional regulator → MSTRAAAAPTRREQILSEAARLFAARGFHGVGVDEIGAAVGISGPGLYRHFAGKDAMLAELLVGISERLLTGGRHRVAEAAGDPARVLSSLIDGHIDFALDDRALITLHDRELDRLRDTDRKLVRQLQRQYVELWVEVVRELHPEVGEAEVRVAVHAVFGLLNSTPHLAALGREAVESLLRRLAHGAFGALSA, encoded by the coding sequence ATGAGCACCAGAGCGGCCGCCGCCCCGACCCGTCGCGAGCAGATCCTCAGTGAGGCCGCTCGTCTCTTCGCCGCGCGTGGATTCCACGGCGTGGGCGTCGACGAGATAGGGGCCGCGGTGGGCATCAGCGGCCCCGGCCTCTACCGGCACTTCGCGGGCAAGGACGCCATGCTCGCCGAACTGCTCGTCGGCATCAGCGAGCGGCTGCTGACCGGCGGCCGGCACCGGGTCGCGGAGGCGGCGGGCGACCCGGCCCGGGTGCTGTCCTCCCTCATCGACGGCCACATCGACTTCGCGCTCGACGACCGGGCGCTGATCACCCTCCACGACCGGGAGCTCGACCGGCTCCGGGACACCGACCGCAAGCTCGTACGGCAGCTGCAGCGCCAGTACGTGGAGCTGTGGGTGGAGGTCGTCCGGGAACTGCACCCGGAGGTCGGCGAGGCGGAGGTACGGGTCGCCGTGCACGCCGTCTTCGGCCTGCTCAACTCCACCCCGCACCTCGCGGCCCTGGGGCGCGAGGCGGTCGAATCACTGCTCCGGCGCCTCGCGCACGGCGCGTTCGGGGCGCTGTCGGCATGA
- a CDS encoding carboxyl transferase domain-containing protein, with translation MQQAPVLTSAADPASEAWRTNEAAHRELTEGLRARLDAARLGGGEKARARHTARGKLLPRERVDTLLDPGSPFLELAPLAAEGMYGGAAPAAGVIAGIGRVSGRECVIVANDATVKGGTYYPMTVKKHLRAQEVALENRLPCLYLVDSGGAFLPMQDEVFPDREHFGRIFYNQARMSGAGIPQIAAVLGSCTAGGAYVPAMSDEAVIVRNQGTIFLGGPPLVKAATGEVVTAEELGGGEVHSRISGVTDHLAEDDAHALRIVRNIVATLPERGALPWSVEAPEEPKVDPYGLYGAVPVDSRTPYDAREIIARIVDGSRFQEFKSEFGQTLVTGFARIHGHPVGIIANNGILFAESAQKGAHFIELCDQRGIPLLFLQNISGFMVGRDYEAGGIAKHGAKMVTAVACTRVPKLTVVVGGSYGAGNYSMCGRAYSPRFLWMWPNAKISVMGGEQAASVLATVKRDQIEGAGQEWPAEDEEAFKAPVRAQYEEQGNAYYATARLWDDGVIDPMETRQVLGLALTACANAPLGDSGFGIFRM, from the coding sequence ATGCAGCAGGCACCAGTGCTGACGAGCGCCGCGGACCCGGCGTCCGAGGCCTGGCGGACCAACGAGGCCGCCCACCGCGAGCTGACCGAGGGCCTGCGCGCCCGGCTCGACGCGGCCCGGCTCGGCGGCGGCGAGAAGGCCCGCGCCCGCCACACCGCCCGCGGGAAGCTCCTCCCGCGCGAGCGCGTCGACACCCTCCTCGACCCCGGATCCCCCTTCCTGGAGCTGGCCCCGCTGGCCGCCGAGGGCATGTACGGGGGCGCGGCCCCCGCCGCCGGGGTCATCGCGGGCATCGGCCGGGTCAGCGGCCGCGAGTGCGTGATCGTCGCGAACGACGCCACCGTCAAGGGCGGCACGTACTACCCGATGACCGTCAAGAAGCACCTGCGCGCCCAGGAGGTGGCGCTGGAGAACCGTCTCCCCTGCCTCTACCTGGTCGACTCGGGCGGCGCCTTCCTCCCCATGCAGGACGAGGTCTTCCCCGACCGGGAGCACTTCGGCCGCATCTTCTACAACCAGGCCCGCATGTCGGGGGCCGGCATCCCGCAGATCGCCGCCGTCCTCGGCTCCTGCACCGCGGGCGGGGCGTACGTGCCGGCCATGAGCGACGAGGCCGTCATCGTCCGCAACCAGGGCACGATCTTCCTCGGCGGCCCGCCGCTGGTGAAGGCCGCCACCGGCGAGGTGGTCACGGCCGAGGAGCTCGGCGGCGGCGAGGTCCACTCCCGGATCTCCGGCGTGACCGACCACCTCGCGGAGGACGACGCGCACGCGCTGCGGATCGTACGGAACATCGTGGCGACCCTGCCCGAGCGCGGGGCCCTGCCCTGGTCGGTCGAGGCGCCGGAAGAGCCCAAGGTGGACCCGTACGGGCTGTACGGCGCGGTCCCCGTCGACTCGCGCACCCCGTACGACGCCCGCGAGATCATCGCGCGGATCGTGGACGGCTCGCGCTTCCAGGAGTTCAAGTCCGAATTCGGCCAGACGCTGGTCACCGGCTTCGCCCGGATCCACGGACACCCGGTCGGGATCATCGCGAACAACGGCATCCTGTTCGCCGAGTCCGCGCAGAAGGGCGCGCACTTCATCGAGCTGTGCGACCAGCGCGGCATCCCGCTCCTCTTCCTCCAGAACATCTCCGGCTTCATGGTCGGCAGGGACTACGAGGCCGGCGGCATCGCCAAGCACGGCGCCAAGATGGTGACGGCGGTGGCCTGCACCCGGGTGCCGAAGCTGACCGTGGTGGTCGGCGGCTCGTACGGCGCGGGCAACTACTCGATGTGCGGTCGGGCGTACTCGCCCCGCTTCCTGTGGATGTGGCCCAACGCCAAGATCTCCGTCATGGGCGGGGAGCAGGCGGCCTCGGTGCTCGCCACGGTCAAGCGCGACCAGATCGAGGGCGCGGGCCAGGAGTGGCCCGCCGAGGACGAGGAGGCCTTCAAGGCCCCGGTCCGCGCGCAGTACGAGGAGCAGGGCAACGCCTACTACGCCACCGCGCGGCTGTGGGACGACGGGGTCATCGACCCGATGGAAACCCGGCAGGTGCTGGGACTGGCCCTGACCGCGTGCGCGAACGCCCCGCTGGGCGACTCGGGCTTCGGCATCTTCCGTATGTGA
- a CDS encoding acetyl/propionyl/methylcrotonyl-CoA carboxylase subunit alpha yields MFSTVLVANRGEIAVRVIRTLRQLGIRSVAVFSDADADARHVREADTAVRIGPAAAAESYLSVERLLDAARRTGAEAVHPGYGFLAENAAFAQACTDAGLAFIGPPASAINLMGDKIRAKETVKAAGVPVVPGSSGSGLTDAELVSASMEIGMPVLLKPSAGGGGKGMRLVRDEAVLAEEIAAARREARSSFGDDTLLVERWVDRPRHIEIQVLADAHGNVVHLGERECSLQRRHQKVIEEAPSVLLDEKIRAAMGAAAVDAARSCGYVGAGTVEFIVPGGDPSSYYFMEMNTRLQVEHPVTELITGLDLVEQQLRVAAGAPLGFDQSEVTLTGHAIEARVCAEDPARGFLPSGGTVLALSEPSGGAVRTDSGLTAGVPVGSTYDPMLSKVIVHGPDRPTALRMLRAALADTVILGVQTNAGFLRRLLAHPDVVSGDLDTGLVERDLAELLPEGVPDEVYVAAALLAQGPRALPGPGPQAPDGLGEWVDPFDAASGWRLGGTPAWTVHHFRLPGQEPVRVETRLSDSASPAFEARGLGQSPGAPVRARILARTTDRLTIELDGVTHRFSHAASPEGTWLGRDADSWHVQTYDPVVANLSGAGHGGANTLAAPMPGTVTVVKVAVGDKVAAGQSLLVVEAMKMEHVISAPHAGTVTELDVTPGSTVAMDQILAVVTPDEETGEVA; encoded by the coding sequence ATGTTCAGCACTGTTCTGGTGGCGAACCGGGGCGAGATCGCGGTCCGGGTCATCCGTACCCTGCGGCAGCTCGGCATCCGCTCCGTGGCCGTCTTCAGTGACGCCGACGCGGACGCCCGCCATGTCCGGGAGGCCGACACGGCCGTCCGTATCGGTCCGGCCGCGGCCGCCGAGAGCTACCTGTCGGTGGAGCGGCTGCTGGATGCCGCGCGGCGGACCGGCGCCGAGGCCGTCCACCCCGGCTACGGCTTCCTCGCCGAGAACGCGGCCTTCGCGCAGGCCTGCACCGACGCCGGCCTCGCCTTCATCGGGCCGCCGGCGAGCGCCATCAACCTGATGGGCGACAAGATCCGCGCCAAGGAGACCGTGAAGGCGGCGGGCGTGCCCGTCGTACCGGGCTCCTCGGGCAGCGGCCTGACCGACGCCGAACTGGTCTCCGCCTCGATGGAGATCGGTATGCCGGTGCTGCTCAAGCCCTCTGCGGGCGGCGGCGGCAAGGGCATGCGGCTGGTGCGCGACGAGGCGGTGCTGGCCGAGGAGATCGCGGCGGCCCGCCGCGAGGCGCGGTCCTCCTTCGGCGACGACACCCTGCTGGTCGAGCGGTGGGTGGACCGGCCGCGGCACATCGAGATCCAGGTGCTGGCGGACGCCCACGGGAACGTGGTGCACCTGGGCGAGCGCGAGTGCTCGCTGCAGCGCCGGCACCAGAAGGTGATCGAGGAGGCCCCGTCGGTCCTGCTCGACGAGAAGATCCGGGCGGCGATGGGCGCGGCGGCGGTCGACGCGGCCCGCTCCTGCGGGTACGTCGGCGCGGGCACGGTGGAGTTCATCGTCCCGGGCGGCGACCCCTCCTCCTACTACTTCATGGAGATGAACACCCGCCTCCAGGTCGAGCACCCGGTGACGGAGCTGATCACCGGGCTGGACCTGGTGGAGCAGCAGCTGCGCGTCGCGGCGGGCGCGCCGCTGGGCTTCGACCAGTCCGAGGTGACGCTGACCGGGCACGCCATCGAGGCCCGCGTCTGCGCGGAGGACCCGGCGCGCGGGTTCCTGCCGTCGGGCGGCACGGTGCTGGCCCTGTCCGAGCCCTCGGGCGGTGCGGTACGTACGGACTCCGGCCTGACGGCGGGCGTCCCGGTGGGCTCCACCTACGACCCGATGCTGTCGAAGGTCATCGTCCACGGCCCGGACCGCCCCACCGCGCTGCGGATGCTGCGGGCGGCGCTGGCCGACACGGTGATCCTGGGCGTGCAGACCAACGCCGGTTTCCTGCGGAGGCTGCTGGCGCACCCGGACGTGGTCTCCGGCGACCTGGACACGGGCCTGGTCGAGCGCGACCTCGCCGAGCTCCTGCCGGAGGGGGTCCCGGACGAGGTGTACGTGGCCGCGGCTCTGCTGGCTCAGGGTCCCCGGGCTCTGCCCGGTCCCGGTCCTCAAGCGCCGGACGGGCTGGGTGAGTGGGTCGACCCCTTCGACGCCGCCAGCGGCTGGCGCCTGGGCGGCACCCCCGCCTGGACGGTCCACCACTTCCGCCTGCCCGGTCAGGAACCCGTACGGGTCGAGACGCGGCTCAGCGATTCAGCCTCGCCGGCGTTTGAGGCGCGGGGGCTGGGGCAGAGCCCCGGCGCACCGGTGCGAGCCCGGATCCTGGCCCGCACCACCGACCGACTGACCATCGAACTCGACGGCGTCACGCACCGCTTCAGCCACGCCGCCTCCCCGGAGGGGACCTGGCTCGGCCGGGACGCCGACTCCTGGCACGTCCAGACGTACGACCCCGTCGTGGCCAACCTCAGCGGGGCCGGACACGGCGGCGCGAACACCCTCGCCGCCCCCATGCCCGGCACCGTCACCGTGGTCAAGGTGGCCGTCGGCGACAAGGTCGCGGCCGGGCAGAGCCTGCTCGTCGTCGAGGCCATGAAGATGGAGCACGTCATCTCCGCCCCGCACGCCGGCACCGTCACCGAGCTGGACGTGACCCCCGGCAGCACGGTCGCCATGGACCAGATCCTGGCGGTCGTCACCCCGGACGAGGAGACGGGGGAGGTCGCGTGA
- a CDS encoding hydroxymethylglutaryl-CoA lyase: MNVPAAGLPARVRIHEVGARDGLQNEKGAVPTAVKAEFIHRLAAAGLTTIEATSFVHPKWVPQLADAEELFPQLADVAADLPVLVPNERGLDRALALGATRIAVFGSATETFASRNLNRTVAESLAMFEPVVARAKEGRAHVRGYLSMCFGDPWEGAVPVHQVVSVAKALLDLGCDELSLGDTIGVATPGHVQALLAALNEAGVTTDRIGVHFHDTYGQALSNTLAALQHGVTTVDASAGGLGGCPYAKSATGNLATEDLVWMLDGLGIETGVDLAALTATSVWMAEQLGRPSPSRTVRALSHKE, encoded by the coding sequence ATGAACGTCCCGGCCGCCGGTCTCCCGGCCCGGGTCCGTATCCACGAGGTCGGCGCCCGCGACGGGCTGCAGAACGAGAAGGGTGCCGTCCCCACGGCCGTCAAGGCGGAGTTCATCCACCGCCTCGCCGCCGCCGGGCTGACGACCATCGAGGCCACCAGCTTCGTGCACCCCAAGTGGGTGCCCCAACTGGCCGACGCGGAGGAGCTGTTCCCGCAGCTCGCCGATGTCGCCGCGGACCTGCCCGTCCTCGTCCCGAACGAGCGCGGCCTGGACCGCGCGCTCGCCCTCGGGGCCACCCGGATCGCGGTCTTCGGCTCGGCCACCGAGACCTTCGCCTCCCGCAACCTGAACCGCACCGTCGCCGAGTCCCTCGCCATGTTCGAGCCCGTCGTGGCCCGCGCCAAGGAGGGGCGGGCGCATGTGCGCGGCTATCTCTCGATGTGCTTCGGCGACCCCTGGGAGGGCGCGGTCCCGGTCCACCAGGTCGTCTCCGTCGCCAAGGCCCTGCTGGACCTCGGCTGTGACGAGCTGAGCCTCGGCGACACGATCGGCGTGGCCACCCCGGGCCATGTCCAGGCCCTGCTCGCCGCGCTGAACGAGGCCGGGGTCACGACCGACCGGATCGGCGTGCACTTCCACGACACCTACGGCCAGGCCCTGTCCAACACCCTCGCCGCGCTCCAGCACGGCGTGACCACCGTCGACGCGTCCGCGGGCGGCCTCGGCGGATGCCCGTACGCGAAGAGCGCGACCGGCAACCTCGCGACCGAGGACCTGGTGTGGATGCTCGACGGCCTCGGCATCGAAACCGGGGTCGACCTGGCCGCCCTCACCGCCACGAGCGTGTGGATGGCCGAACAGCTGGGACGCCCCAGCCCCTCCCGTACCGTCCGCGCCCTCTCCCACAAGGAGTAG
- a CDS encoding acyl-CoA dehydrogenase family protein yields the protein MSLDHRLTPEHEELRRTVEAFAHDVVAPKIGDLYERHEFPYEIVAEMGRMGLFGLPFPEEYGGMGGDYLALGIALEELARVDSSVAITLEAGVSLGAMPIYLFGSEEQKSEWLPKMCSGEILGAFGLTEPGAGSDAGGTRTTAVKDGDEWVINGSKCFITNSGTDITGLVTVTAVTGRKADGRPEISSIIVPSGTPGFTVAAPYSKVGWNSSDTRELSFDGVRVPLANLVGQEGRGYAQFLRILDEGRIAISALATGLAQGCVDESVKYAKERHAFGKAIGDNQAIQFKLADMEMRAHMARIGWRDAASRLVAGEPFKKEAAIAKLYSSTVAVDNAREATQIHGGYGFMNEYPVARMWRDSKILEIGEGTSEVQRMLIARELGFAG from the coding sequence ATGTCCCTCGACCACCGGCTCACCCCTGAGCACGAGGAACTCCGCCGCACCGTGGAGGCGTTCGCGCACGACGTCGTCGCCCCGAAGATCGGCGACCTGTACGAGCGGCACGAGTTCCCGTACGAGATCGTCGCCGAGATGGGCCGCATGGGCCTGTTCGGTCTGCCCTTCCCGGAGGAGTACGGCGGCATGGGCGGGGACTACCTCGCCCTCGGCATCGCCCTGGAGGAGCTGGCCCGCGTCGACTCCTCGGTCGCCATCACCCTGGAGGCCGGGGTCTCCCTCGGCGCCATGCCGATCTACCTCTTCGGTTCCGAGGAGCAGAAGAGCGAGTGGCTGCCGAAGATGTGCTCCGGCGAGATCCTCGGCGCGTTCGGCCTGACGGAGCCCGGTGCGGGCTCCGACGCGGGCGGTACCCGCACCACCGCCGTCAAGGACGGCGACGAGTGGGTCATCAACGGCTCGAAGTGCTTCATCACCAACTCCGGTACGGACATCACCGGTCTGGTGACCGTCACGGCCGTGACGGGCCGCAAGGCGGACGGCCGCCCGGAGATCTCCTCGATCATCGTCCCGTCCGGCACGCCGGGCTTCACAGTGGCCGCCCCGTACTCCAAGGTGGGCTGGAACTCCTCGGACACCCGTGAGCTGTCCTTCGACGGCGTACGGGTCCCCCTGGCCAACCTGGTGGGCCAGGAGGGCCGCGGCTACGCGCAGTTCCTGCGGATCCTCGACGAGGGTCGGATCGCCATCTCGGCGCTCGCGACGGGTCTCGCGCAGGGCTGTGTGGACGAGTCGGTGAAGTACGCCAAGGAGCGGCACGCCTTCGGCAAGGCGATCGGCGACAACCAGGCCATCCAGTTCAAGCTGGCCGACATGGAGATGCGCGCCCACATGGCCCGCATCGGCTGGCGTGACGCGGCCTCCCGCCTCGTGGCCGGGGAGCCGTTCAAGAAGGAGGCGGCGATCGCGAAGCTGTACTCCTCGACGGTCGCGGTCGACAACGCCCGCGAGGCCACCCAGATCCACGGCGGCTACGGCTTCATGAACGAGTACCCGGTGGCACGCATGTGGCGGGACTCCAAGATCCTGGAGATCGGCGAGGGCACGAGCGAGGTCCAGCGCATGCTGATCGCGCGCGAGCTGGGCTTCGCCGGCTGA
- a CDS encoding ABC transporter substrate-binding protein codes for MPKSRTSSFTRRGFIAAGGALGLVAVLAACGGTDSAKGDGGKDNGAATSGTWTFKDDLGKDVTTKSQPKNIVAFTGTAAALYDYGVPVKGVFGPTKTADGKPDVQAGSMDISKVEILGNVYDEFNVEKYAALQPDLMVTNSWDGTYWYVPEASKDKILALAPHAAIKVGGDVTLDKALERTADLAKSLGADLNAKKTVDAKARFEAAAAKVREATKANPGVKVLAGSGADALFYASTPETSADLKYFKQLGVEFVTPEKLDEGGFFESLSWENVGKYKADVVLLDNRTGTLQPEQLKAKPTWNELPAVKAGQITPRVTEPIFSYDKCAQILEDLAKSIQNAKKVS; via the coding sequence ATGCCCAAGTCCCGAACCTCCTCCTTCACCCGTCGCGGTTTCATCGCGGCCGGTGGCGCCCTCGGCCTCGTCGCCGTCCTCGCCGCGTGCGGTGGCACCGACTCGGCGAAGGGTGACGGCGGCAAGGACAACGGCGCCGCGACCTCCGGAACCTGGACCTTCAAGGACGACCTCGGCAAGGACGTCACCACCAAGTCCCAGCCGAAGAACATCGTCGCGTTCACCGGCACCGCCGCCGCGCTGTACGACTACGGCGTCCCGGTCAAGGGCGTGTTCGGTCCGACCAAGACCGCCGACGGCAAGCCCGACGTCCAGGCCGGTTCGATGGACATCTCCAAGGTCGAGATCCTCGGCAACGTCTACGACGAGTTCAACGTCGAGAAGTACGCGGCCCTGCAGCCCGACCTGATGGTCACCAACAGCTGGGACGGCACCTACTGGTACGTGCCGGAGGCCTCGAAGGACAAGATCCTCGCGCTCGCCCCGCACGCCGCCATCAAGGTCGGCGGCGACGTCACCCTCGACAAGGCGCTGGAGCGCACCGCGGACCTCGCCAAGTCCCTCGGCGCGGACCTGAACGCCAAGAAGACCGTGGACGCCAAGGCCCGCTTCGAGGCCGCGGCCGCGAAGGTGCGCGAGGCCACCAAGGCCAACCCGGGTGTCAAGGTGCTCGCCGGCTCCGGTGCGGACGCCCTGTTCTACGCGTCCACCCCGGAGACCTCGGCCGACCTGAAGTACTTCAAGCAGCTCGGCGTCGAGTTCGTCACCCCCGAGAAGCTGGACGAGGGCGGCTTCTTCGAGAGCCTCAGCTGGGAGAACGTCGGCAAGTACAAGGCCGACGTCGTCCTGCTCGACAACCGCACCGGCACCCTGCAGCCCGAGCAGCTGAAGGCCAAGCCGACCTGGAACGAGCTGCCCGCCGTCAAGGCCGGTCAGATCACCCCCCGCGTGACCGAGCCGATCTTCTCGTACGACAAGTGCGCGCAGATCCTGGAAGACCTCGCGAAGTCCATCCAGAACGCCAAGAAGGTCAGCTGA
- a CDS encoding siderophore-interacting protein, whose translation MTATASDAPAVAHFRFFELEVLRTRRLGHSFLRVTFGGESLAGFRSGGFDQSLSLFLPAADQEHTVLPSTDEDTWFAAWRGMPDEERPVMRSYTVREQRRTPEGADEVDIDFVLHGDASPASRWAGRAVTGRRILAIGPAVAENKSVRFQPSADTDAIWMYADETALPAAAAILDRLPAGTRVKAWFEIPHEDDRLDLRVPADADITWIVREGHGRERTEQVLSALRSADPGAAEAPYVWLAGESGTIRAVRRHFVQERSVDRRAVRFTGYWRLGASEEQLLAEAYAGKAPSEDPTSEL comes from the coding sequence ATGACCGCCACCGCATCCGACGCCCCGGCCGTCGCCCACTTCCGGTTCTTCGAGCTCGAGGTGCTCCGCACGCGCCGTCTGGGCCACTCGTTCCTGCGGGTCACGTTCGGCGGGGAGTCCCTCGCGGGCTTCCGCTCGGGCGGCTTCGACCAGAGCCTGTCGCTCTTCCTGCCCGCGGCCGACCAGGAGCACACGGTCCTGCCGTCCACGGACGAGGACACCTGGTTCGCCGCCTGGCGCGGAATGCCGGACGAGGAGCGGCCGGTGATGCGCTCCTACACGGTGCGCGAGCAGCGCCGCACCCCCGAGGGGGCGGACGAGGTAGACATCGACTTCGTCCTGCACGGGGACGCGAGCCCGGCCTCCCGTTGGGCGGGGCGGGCGGTGACCGGCCGTCGGATCCTGGCGATCGGACCGGCCGTCGCGGAGAACAAGTCCGTGCGCTTCCAGCCGTCGGCCGACACCGACGCGATCTGGATGTACGCGGACGAGACCGCGCTGCCGGCCGCGGCCGCGATCCTGGACCGGCTGCCCGCCGGGACCCGGGTCAAGGCCTGGTTCGAGATCCCGCACGAGGACGACCGGCTCGACCTCCGGGTGCCCGCCGACGCGGACATCACCTGGATCGTGCGCGAGGGCCACGGCCGGGAACGGACGGAGCAGGTGCTGAGCGCCCTGCGTTCGGCCGACCCGGGTGCGGCCGAAGCCCCGTACGTCTGGCTGGCGGGCGAGTCGGGCACGATCCGCGCGGTGCGCCGGCACTTCGTGCAGGAACGATCCGTCGACCGTCGCGCCGTACGTTTCACCGGCTACTGGCGGCTCGGCGCGAGCGAGGAACAGCTCCTCGCCGAGGCGTACGCGGGCAAGGCTCCGAGCGAGGACCCGACGTCCGAGCTGTAG
- a CDS encoding pyridoxal phosphate-dependent decarboxylase family protein: MRSHLLNETTADLYRRSVIEGVERVAAKLATTQRPHTGISVDELAPVINGIDLDKPLADAGAVLDELEDVYLRDAVYFHHPRYLGHLNCPVVIPAVLGEAILSAVNSSLDTWDQSIGGTLIERRLIDWTTERIGLGPAADGIFTSGGSQSNFHALLLARDEACRLVMKKALDEGRELTKAEILPKLRIFTSEASHFSVQKSAAMLGLGYEAVICVPVDRNRRMDTAVLALELEECASEGLFPMAVVATAGTTDFGSIDPLPEIARLADEHSAWMHVDAAYGCGLLASPTRRHLLDGIERADSVTVDYHKSFFQPVSSSAMLVRDRDTLKHATYHADYLNPRRMAEERIPNQVDKSIQTTRRFDALKLWVTLRVMGADGIGSLFDEVIDLAAAGWDVIDADPRFEVVVKPQISTLVFRYVPEGGDIRADLVDEANLHARKALFASGEAVVAGTKVDGKQYLKFTLLNPQTTTADIAAVLDLLAAHAEQFLGESLALHR; this comes from the coding sequence ATGCGCTCGCATCTGCTGAACGAGACGACCGCGGACCTCTACCGGCGCTCCGTCATCGAGGGCGTCGAGCGCGTCGCCGCCAAACTCGCGACGACGCAGCGACCCCACACCGGTATATCCGTCGACGAACTCGCCCCGGTCATCAACGGGATCGACCTGGACAAGCCGCTCGCCGACGCGGGCGCCGTCCTGGACGAGCTGGAGGACGTCTACCTGCGCGACGCGGTGTACTTCCACCACCCGCGCTACCTGGGCCACCTCAACTGCCCGGTCGTCATCCCCGCCGTGCTCGGCGAGGCGATCCTCTCCGCGGTCAACTCCTCGCTCGACACCTGGGACCAGTCCATCGGCGGCACGCTCATCGAGCGCCGCCTGATCGACTGGACCACCGAGCGCATCGGCCTCGGCCCCGCCGCGGACGGCATCTTCACCTCCGGCGGCAGCCAGTCCAACTTCCACGCCCTGCTGCTCGCCCGTGACGAGGCCTGCCGCCTCGTCATGAAGAAGGCCCTCGACGAGGGACGCGAGCTCACCAAGGCCGAAATCCTGCCGAAGCTGCGCATCTTCACCTCCGAGGCCAGCCACTTCAGCGTCCAGAAGTCGGCCGCGATGCTCGGACTCGGCTACGAGGCCGTCATCTGCGTCCCGGTCGACCGCAACCGCCGGATGGACACCGCGGTGCTCGCCCTGGAACTGGAGGAGTGCGCCTCCGAGGGCCTCTTCCCGATGGCCGTCGTCGCCACCGCCGGCACCACCGACTTCGGGTCCATCGACCCGCTCCCCGAGATCGCCCGCCTCGCCGACGAGCACTCCGCGTGGATGCACGTGGACGCCGCCTACGGCTGCGGACTGCTGGCCTCCCCGACCCGCCGTCACCTCCTCGACGGCATCGAGCGCGCCGACTCGGTCACCGTCGACTACCACAAGTCGTTCTTCCAGCCGGTCAGCTCCAGCGCCATGCTGGTCCGCGACCGCGACACCCTCAAGCACGCCACGTACCACGCGGACTACCTCAACCCGCGCCGCATGGCCGAGGAGCGCATCCCCAACCAGGTCGACAAGTCCATCCAGACCACGCGCCGGTTCGACGCGCTCAAGCTCTGGGTGACCCTGCGCGTCATGGGCGCCGACGGCATCGGCTCGCTCTTCGACGAGGTCATCGACCTGGCCGCGGCCGGCTGGGACGTCATCGACGCCGACCCACGCTTCGAGGTCGTCGTCAAGCCGCAGATCTCCACCCTGGTCTTCCGCTACGTCCCCGAGGGCGGCGACATCCGCGCCGACCTCGTCGACGAGGCCAACCTGCACGCCCGCAAGGCCCTGTTCGCCTCCGGTGAGGCCGTCGTGGCCGGCACCAAGGTGGACGGGAAGCAGTACCTGAAGTTCACCCTCCTCAACCCGCAGACCACGACGGCCGACATCGCAGCCGTCCTCGACCTTCTCGCCGCACATGCCGAGCAGTTCCTGGGAGAATCCCTTGCCCTCCACCGCTGA